One region of Catenuloplanes indicus genomic DNA includes:
- a CDS encoding baeRF2 domain-containing protein — protein sequence MNLDFLRPLLDHTGAWVSVYLDATRAGANADHEVGLRWRALRERLAEQGADDATLDAVRTAIENHPVETGRYGLAVFACDGEVVMVETLPAPPPADEACLAPLPHVMPLIRQQHAQIPYVRVLTDRTGADLDAFSSGGVPRHREVTGSATFPLRKVQVGGWSHRHYQQAVEESWKRNAGDVAAAAADLADSVGAEVIVVGGDVRAVQTFAGRLPKRWQDRVVATDAGSRHAGADESALDDVTVQAVADCADRHTREIVDRYRAQAADGTAGSGLTDVVARLQRRQVDTVLLADDASSTDTLWITPDDPALISVDDHVLREAGVENPQKVRADAGLVRAIAGSGASLVLTAPDDGPLPHGIGAVLRYADATPAG from the coding sequence ATGAACCTCGACTTCCTCCGGCCGCTGCTGGACCATACCGGAGCATGGGTTTCTGTCTATCTGGACGCCACCCGGGCCGGTGCGAACGCCGACCATGAGGTGGGTCTGCGCTGGCGTGCCCTGCGGGAACGGCTGGCGGAGCAGGGTGCCGACGACGCCACGCTGGACGCGGTGCGGACCGCGATCGAGAACCACCCCGTCGAGACCGGACGGTACGGACTTGCCGTCTTCGCGTGCGACGGCGAGGTGGTCATGGTCGAGACGCTGCCCGCTCCCCCGCCCGCCGACGAGGCCTGCCTGGCACCGCTGCCGCACGTCATGCCGCTGATCAGACAGCAGCACGCGCAGATCCCGTACGTCCGGGTCCTCACCGACCGGACCGGCGCCGACCTGGACGCGTTCTCCTCCGGCGGCGTCCCCCGGCACCGCGAGGTGACCGGCAGCGCCACGTTCCCGTTGCGGAAGGTCCAGGTCGGTGGCTGGTCGCACCGGCACTACCAGCAGGCCGTCGAGGAGTCCTGGAAGCGCAACGCCGGCGATGTGGCCGCCGCCGCAGCCGACCTGGCGGACAGCGTCGGCGCAGAGGTGATCGTGGTGGGCGGCGACGTCCGGGCCGTGCAGACCTTCGCGGGACGGCTGCCGAAGCGCTGGCAGGACCGGGTGGTCGCGACCGACGCCGGGTCCCGGCACGCCGGCGCGGACGAGTCGGCCCTGGACGACGTGACCGTTCAGGCCGTCGCCGACTGCGCCGACCGGCACACCCGCGAGATCGTCGACCGCTACCGGGCGCAGGCGGCGGACGGCACCGCGGGCAGCGGCCTGACCGACGTGGTCGCCCGCCTCCAGCGCCGCCAGGTCGACACGGTCCTGCTCGCCGACGACGCGTCCTCCACCGACACCCTGTGGATCACCCCGGACGACCCGGCGCTCATCTCGGTCGACGACCACGTGCTCCGCGAGGCCGGCGTCGAGAACCCGCAGAAGGTCCGGGCGGACGCGGGCCTGGTTCGCGCCATCGCCGGCTCCGGCGCGAGCCTCGTCCTGACCGCCCCGGACGACGGCCCGCTGCCACACGGCATCGGCGCGGTCCTGCGCTACGCGGACGCCACCCCGGCGGGCTGA
- a CDS encoding nuclear transport factor 2 family protein, with translation MNIKRIVAGVATVVTLGVVVPAAAVSTASAAPVAHAAHDQERGRHAPRIVKDWLAAWNAGDGKRLGALFTKDGRYTDHAFGPVFVGPAGVEQWVANTYGGIDGVHGDLRWAERHGDEIVFGWTFSGHIKGAPKAFKVPAVTVLKIRGSKIASNDDYYSFADVAAQSGLPADWNPGA, from the coding sequence ATGAACATCAAGCGCATCGTCGCCGGTGTCGCCACGGTCGTCACGTTGGGTGTCGTCGTGCCGGCGGCGGCCGTGTCCACCGCGTCGGCGGCGCCGGTCGCGCACGCCGCACACGACCAGGAGCGTGGCCGGCACGCGCCGCGGATCGTCAAGGACTGGCTGGCGGCGTGGAACGCGGGTGACGGTAAGCGGCTCGGCGCGCTGTTCACCAAGGACGGCCGCTACACCGACCATGCGTTCGGGCCGGTCTTCGTCGGGCCGGCGGGCGTCGAGCAGTGGGTGGCGAACACCTACGGCGGTATCGACGGCGTGCACGGCGATCTGCGCTGGGCGGAGCGGCACGGCGACGAGATCGTGTTCGGGTGGACGTTCAGCGGGCACATCAAGGGTGCGCCGAAGGCGTTCAAGGTTCCGGCGGTCACCGTGCTGAAGATTCGCGGATCCAAGATCGCCAGCAATGACGACTACTACAGCTTCGCCGACGTGGCCGCGCAGTCCGGCCTTCCGGCCGACTGGAACCCCGGCGCCTGA
- a CDS encoding ATP-binding protein — protein MTSGDASQDLPDRIAAAAGVARKRVLEVFQEFGFPLATSAALPRRLSVHRLRISGERTVEPQGPFDTTLTFNDGLTALVAHNLKGKTSVLELITWCLRGTHRDDLQGVVKSWISELDCDALVAGRALGFRLTMDHGEIYGARILSAPALDALKGVRAAKPAEGVTEVVAVHDAAAYGDAVAGLMLDLLNLGRLENASAQAASGKATHGWPTYFGALYLPAGGDRALLGDVVMGGLAGRLLQVFLDLPSAALLTRVKATRDARAASTKMQSADSARLWAQQAHLFEQATRQLEEAQTRLRQLTDDREPVESVTALAGAVTRLGSDLLTVEQNLRSASELHVTVRQQRQADEKTVNDVRESAFARAFFHSLDLVACPRCESPVTKARQTAERETHACAVCTSSVAVDESGSDREQVEREAQARLAASQRAEREAHVQLGIAARQADAVRAALTDAEQRLRLAEQAAEAGERAELTGTIARLEGVLSVVQPPPRVPTSLDDVDRVLDAAVSLLEADGTRASESLFAALNKAIVETAHRFGMRDLYEVKIDRAARLQVFKVGGPREWFGKQASGERLRLRIAVVVALIRVGTEYGLATHPGLLLIDSPKAEEVQETDATALFAELEQLASEIPGLQVVLTTIDEALAEKVLTSSNIIAPGAPGGPLW, from the coding sequence ATGACAAGCGGTGACGCTAGCCAGGACTTGCCGGACCGCATCGCGGCGGCCGCGGGGGTCGCCCGGAAGCGCGTTCTGGAGGTCTTTCAAGAGTTCGGATTTCCCCTGGCAACTTCAGCAGCGCTGCCCCGTCGGCTATCGGTACACCGTCTGCGCATTTCGGGTGAACGGACCGTCGAGCCGCAGGGTCCTTTCGACACGACCCTTACCTTCAACGATGGCCTGACCGCCCTCGTTGCCCATAACCTCAAAGGCAAGACCAGCGTGCTGGAGTTGATCACCTGGTGCCTTCGTGGCACGCATCGCGATGATCTTCAAGGGGTAGTCAAGTCGTGGATCTCCGAGCTCGACTGCGACGCGCTGGTGGCAGGACGAGCGCTAGGGTTCCGGCTCACCATGGACCATGGGGAGATCTATGGCGCTCGCATCTTGTCTGCACCAGCGCTGGACGCGCTGAAGGGTGTTCGGGCTGCCAAGCCGGCCGAGGGTGTCACCGAGGTAGTCGCGGTGCACGATGCGGCTGCATACGGCGACGCGGTAGCTGGGCTGATGCTAGACCTGTTGAACCTCGGACGTCTCGAGAATGCCTCTGCGCAGGCGGCGAGCGGTAAGGCCACGCATGGATGGCCGACGTATTTCGGCGCCCTTTACCTGCCAGCCGGCGGTGACCGAGCCCTGCTCGGCGATGTCGTGATGGGTGGACTCGCTGGCCGACTTCTACAGGTCTTTCTCGACCTGCCAAGCGCCGCCTTGCTGACACGGGTCAAGGCGACTCGTGACGCGCGGGCGGCCAGCACGAAGATGCAGTCGGCCGACTCCGCGCGACTGTGGGCTCAGCAGGCGCATCTGTTCGAGCAGGCGACGAGGCAGTTGGAAGAAGCGCAGACGCGGCTTCGGCAACTGACCGACGACAGAGAACCAGTTGAATCAGTCACGGCTCTGGCCGGGGCTGTCACTCGTCTCGGCTCGGACCTGCTGACGGTTGAGCAGAATCTCAGATCGGCTTCCGAACTTCACGTCACGGTCCGTCAGCAGCGCCAGGCCGATGAGAAGACTGTGAATGACGTCCGGGAGAGCGCCTTCGCGCGCGCCTTCTTTCACTCGCTCGATCTCGTCGCTTGTCCTCGATGCGAGTCGCCGGTAACGAAGGCCCGACAGACCGCGGAACGGGAGACACACGCCTGTGCCGTGTGTACCAGTTCGGTAGCTGTTGACGAGAGCGGAAGTGATCGGGAGCAGGTTGAACGGGAGGCACAGGCCAGGCTAGCCGCAAGTCAGCGAGCCGAGCGGGAGGCTCATGTGCAGTTAGGCATCGCGGCTAGGCAGGCGGATGCCGTGCGTGCAGCGCTCACGGATGCCGAACAGCGCCTCCGGCTCGCAGAACAAGCCGCGGAGGCGGGAGAGCGCGCGGAGCTGACCGGCACTATCGCGCGCCTTGAGGGCGTGCTGAGTGTCGTCCAGCCTCCACCCCGAGTACCGACATCTCTTGATGACGTTGATCGCGTGCTTGATGCCGCGGTCTCACTGCTGGAGGCCGACGGGACCCGGGCTAGCGAGAGCCTGTTCGCCGCCTTGAACAAGGCGATCGTCGAAACGGCGCACCGGTTCGGCATGAGGGACCTTTATGAGGTGAAGATCGACAGGGCGGCTCGCCTGCAAGTTTTCAAGGTTGGCGGCCCCCGGGAGTGGTTTGGCAAGCAGGCGAGCGGTGAACGCCTTCGCCTGCGCATCGCCGTGGTCGTTGCGCTCATCAGGGTAGGTACTGAGTATGGTCTCGCGACCCATCCCGGTCTCCTTCTGATCGACAGTCCGAAGGCGGAGGAGGTACAGGAGACCGACGCGACGGCACTGTTTGCTGAGCTGGAGCAGCTTGCGTCAGAGATTCCTGGCCTTCAGGTCGTCCTCACCACGATCGACGAGGCTCTGGCAGAGAAGGTGTTGACTAGTTCCAACATCATTGCGCCGGGGGCGCCCGGAGGGCCATTGTGGTAA